One window of Leifsonia sp. AK011 genomic DNA carries:
- a CDS encoding DedA family protein → MVPTALIPFLDPEGIIQGAGPWALLVVCLIIFAETGLLVGFLLPGDTLLIITGLVAFYPGIGFDIWWVCIFIGLAAFLGGEVGYLIGHKAGPRIFERKETGLLSVENVERTNRFFERFGGLAVILARFVPIVRTVAPVAAGVGHMSYRKYSLYNAIGAFIWGAGLTYVGYLLGYVPILGDFVRNYIDIILIGAVLLAVVPTAFHYIQASRKARRRGSSTITDEEAEKLSLEPKDFDQKLDD, encoded by the coding sequence TTGGTACCTACGGCCCTCATTCCTTTCCTCGATCCCGAGGGCATCATTCAGGGCGCCGGGCCGTGGGCATTGCTGGTGGTCTGCCTGATCATCTTTGCCGAGACGGGCCTGCTCGTCGGATTCCTGCTCCCGGGCGACACCCTGCTCATCATCACGGGACTCGTCGCGTTCTACCCGGGCATCGGTTTCGACATCTGGTGGGTGTGCATCTTCATCGGGTTGGCGGCGTTCCTCGGTGGCGAGGTCGGGTATCTGATCGGCCATAAGGCGGGTCCACGAATCTTCGAGCGCAAGGAGACCGGCCTGCTCTCGGTCGAGAATGTCGAGCGCACGAACCGCTTCTTCGAGCGCTTCGGTGGTCTTGCTGTGATCCTGGCGCGGTTCGTCCCGATCGTGCGCACGGTCGCCCCCGTCGCCGCGGGTGTCGGCCACATGAGCTACCGCAAGTACTCCCTCTACAACGCGATCGGCGCCTTCATCTGGGGTGCGGGCCTGACCTACGTTGGCTACCTTCTCGGGTACGTTCCGATCCTCGGCGACTTCGTGCGCAACTACATCGACATCATCCTCATCGGTGCCGTACTGCTCGCGGTCGTTCCGACGGCGTTCCACTACATTCAGGCGAGCCGCAAGGCGCGCCGTCGCGGCTCAAGCACGATCACTGACGAGGAGGCCGAGAAGCTCTCCCTCGAGCCCAAGGACTTCGACCAGAAGCTCGACGACTAG
- a CDS encoding DUF368 domain-containing protein, whose product MPSVASFVRPTLDLVRGGLIGAAEIVPGVSGGTIALIVGVYDTLIDGAGHLARGIARLIGDGTRGRGVSRAAAHFRSVRWGVLLPVGVGMLVAIVVGARLLAPLLEEQPVATRAVFAGLIAASLIVPIRMVGGAWRPHEAAIALAAAVAAFILTGLPPAADADPSLPIVALAAAFAVCALVLPGVSGSYLLLTVGMYAPTLAAVNDRNLAYLGAFALGAIIGLGLFVSALQWLLANQRRLTLVVITGLMLGSLRALWPWQSADSELRPPGDDALAAVGLFAIGAVVVLAIIGLESLLVRRRLMNADVVSDPVPDGWDADEETHT is encoded by the coding sequence ATGCCTTCTGTCGCCTCGTTCGTTCGCCCCACCCTCGACCTCGTTCGCGGCGGCCTGATCGGCGCCGCCGAGATCGTGCCCGGTGTCAGCGGCGGCACGATCGCCCTCATCGTCGGCGTCTACGACACCCTGATCGACGGCGCTGGGCATCTCGCGCGAGGGATCGCCCGACTTATCGGCGACGGTACCCGCGGGAGGGGCGTGTCCCGTGCGGCCGCACACTTCCGATCTGTCCGATGGGGTGTACTGCTCCCGGTTGGTGTGGGGATGCTCGTGGCGATCGTCGTCGGAGCTCGCCTATTGGCCCCTCTCCTCGAGGAGCAGCCGGTGGCCACCCGCGCCGTCTTCGCCGGGCTGATCGCCGCATCCCTCATCGTACCGATTCGCATGGTGGGCGGAGCGTGGCGTCCCCACGAGGCGGCCATTGCTCTGGCCGCCGCGGTCGCCGCGTTCATTCTCACCGGGCTCCCCCCAGCGGCTGATGCCGACCCCTCGCTTCCGATCGTCGCGCTCGCCGCCGCTTTCGCCGTGTGTGCCCTCGTGCTGCCCGGGGTCTCCGGCTCTTACCTGCTCCTCACCGTGGGCATGTACGCCCCGACGCTCGCCGCGGTCAACGACAGGAACTTGGCCTACCTCGGGGCATTCGCGCTGGGGGCGATCATCGGCCTTGGTCTCTTCGTCTCTGCGCTGCAATGGCTTCTGGCGAACCAACGCCGACTCACCCTTGTCGTGATCACGGGGCTCATGCTCGGCTCGCTCCGCGCCCTGTGGCCATGGCAGAGCGCCGACAGCGAACTCCGACCGCCTGGCGACGACGCACTCGCCGCTGTCGGGCTCTTCGCGATCGGTGCCGTCGTTGTCCTCGCCATCATCGGTCTCGAATCTCTGCTTGTGAGACGCCGGCTCATGAACGCCGATGTCGTGAGCGATCCCGTTCCCGATGGTTGGGACGCCGACGAGGAGACCCACACCTAG
- a CDS encoding cation:proton antiporter, which yields MILAFGIVLLAAILISGIAHRTVLSTAVLFLVAGFVLGQGMVGVIGLEAGDPQVSELSQIALFVVLFTDGQRLGIRDLARAWRLPGRALLLGMPLTFVITAVLGVWLLGLPWLEALLVAAVLAPTDPVFASAIVGRTEIPARIRGLLNVESGLNDGLALPVVLVLIAAVGGPEVEPLVLTLELVGGVVLGVAVPLLVSWMLRIRFLAATPLYASLGPVAIAIIIYGVATLTGANLYLAAFSAGITLASAAPDMRDAFIEYGEYIAEIVKLLAIFVFGALISPALLGDVPILGYVFAVLVLVIARPVAVEVALIGSKLPWEERATAAWFGPKGFASVLYGLLVLESGNPDADYLFHIIVVAISLSIVAHSSTDVPIAGYFARLEREDADRTPDRVSGVESR from the coding sequence GTGATCCTTGCCTTCGGCATCGTGCTGCTCGCGGCCATCCTCATCTCGGGGATCGCCCACCGAACCGTGTTGTCGACGGCGGTGCTCTTCCTCGTGGCAGGCTTTGTACTCGGGCAGGGCATGGTCGGCGTGATCGGTCTCGAGGCCGGCGACCCCCAAGTGAGTGAACTGTCGCAGATCGCCCTGTTTGTGGTCCTCTTCACCGACGGTCAGCGACTCGGCATCCGTGATCTAGCACGAGCATGGCGGCTGCCCGGTCGCGCTCTCCTGCTCGGGATGCCGCTCACGTTCGTCATCACTGCCGTGCTGGGGGTCTGGCTCCTGGGTCTGCCTTGGCTGGAGGCCCTGCTCGTTGCCGCAGTTCTTGCTCCCACCGACCCTGTCTTCGCCTCGGCGATCGTCGGTCGGACGGAGATTCCGGCGCGCATCCGTGGGCTGCTCAACGTCGAGTCGGGACTCAATGACGGACTCGCGCTCCCTGTTGTGCTCGTCCTCATTGCGGCGGTCGGTGGTCCGGAGGTGGAGCCGCTGGTTCTCACGCTCGAGCTCGTCGGAGGCGTAGTGCTTGGGGTCGCAGTGCCCCTGCTGGTGTCCTGGATGCTGCGCATCCGCTTCCTCGCCGCGACGCCGCTGTATGCATCGCTCGGACCTGTGGCCATCGCGATCATCATCTACGGTGTCGCCACTCTCACGGGAGCCAACCTCTACCTGGCGGCGTTCTCCGCGGGAATCACCCTCGCCAGCGCGGCTCCAGACATGCGTGACGCCTTCATCGAGTACGGCGAGTACATCGCGGAGATCGTCAAGCTCCTGGCGATCTTCGTGTTCGGCGCGCTGATCTCGCCCGCTCTTCTCGGCGATGTTCCGATCCTCGGGTACGTCTTCGCGGTACTGGTTCTCGTGATCGCGCGGCCGGTGGCAGTCGAAGTCGCCCTAATCGGCAGCAAGCTACCGTGGGAGGAACGGGCCACCGCGGCGTGGTTCGGCCCGAAGGGGTTCGCCTCCGTCCTCTACGGGCTTCTTGTGCTCGAGAGTGGCAATCCTGACGCCGACTATCTCTTCCACATCATCGTGGTCGCTATCTCACTGTCGATCGTCGCGCACTCCTCGACGGATGTGCCGATCGCCGGGTACTTCGCTCGGCTCGAACGGGAGGACGCAGACCGCACCCCGGATCGCGTCAGCGGGGTCGAATCCCGCTAG